The window CATAATATCTCCTGAGTCCCATTACCATGATGAAGGTCGAAGTCGAGTATCGCCACTGGCATCACGCCTCTCCTCACGAGTTCTATAGCAGCTATGGCTGCATTATTGAATATGCAGAAGCCAAGTGTCCTACAACCCATAGCGGCTCCGCTCCTCCCCGCATGATGTCCCGGAGGCCTAGCCAGGGATATTGAGAGGAATTCCCCTCTGGCTACTCTATCAGCGGCCTCTACAGCGCAGCTCGCTGCTGCCAGGGCCGCTTCGAAAGTCCCCTCCGTGGAGTAAGTATCCGCGTCTATGTAGCCCTTCCCCCTCCCCCTTATGTACTCTATGTAAGCCCTCTCGTGGACGCTCGTCAGTATCTCAGCATCCCTCATACCTGGATCCACTATATTGGGCTCCAATCCTTCCTCCTTCATTCCCTTTATCGCTATCTCTATCCTCTCAGGTCTCTCAGGATGATAAGAAGGGGGGTAATGCATCTTATGAACGCTCGGGACCAGCGCGTCCATATGGGTTATAGGGGTACTACCTTATAACTGAAAACCTCTAGGGCGGGATGAGGGAGCCTCGAGCCATCGGACCTCCAGATGAGGCCGGAAGCGTAAAGCTCCATCTAAACGGGGAAGTTTCTACCTTTAGGGCGGAGTAGCTAGCATCTGCACTGCAAGCTTATATATTGGAGCTCTAAGCCCCCTCTATGCTAGGCACGATAATCAACGCTTTGGCCGTGATATCGGGTTCCTCATTAGGGCTGCTGATGAGGAGGAGCATAGGGGAGGATCTTAAGGGCAAATTATTGAGCGTAATAGGGCTCTTCACCTTATACCTTGGTGCGGATATGATGCTGAGGGCAGATAAGCCACTAGGCCTCATAATAGGCCTCCTCCTGGGTACTTACATAGGACATATTATGAAGCTGGATGAGAGGCTCGAGAGACTCTCTAATATCAGAGAGAAATCTGCTGACGGTCTCCTAGTCCCATTCCTAACTTTCTGCATAGGTCCCATGACCGTAATAGGGTCGCTCAGGGACGGTATGGGGGATCCGTCCATAATATTAGCTAAATCCGTCATGGACGGCTTCAGCTCAATAGCATTCGCTTCAGCCTTCGGTTTCAGCGTATTACTCTCAGCCATACCCCTCCTCCTGTTCCAGGGATCCCTCTCCTTACTCGGGAGGTTCATAGGCAATTCCCTGCCCCTATCAGCCTTGGAGGAGATGACAGCGGCCGGAGGTATCATACTGCTCGGACTTGCCCTCAGGATCCTCGGAATTAAGAGGATGAACGTCGCAGATATGCTGCCCAGCCTCTTAATAGCTCCCCTGATATCCCAATTCCTCTGAAAATTAGCTGGCTGTAGGAGGGGATGGAATTTAGTATCATTCAGGAGCAGCTCTCAAGGATCTCCCTCAGGCTCAGCACCATCTTCCCTCCGGTTATCCTCTTCCCCATCTCTATTAAGCTCGTCTCCCTTATCTTCCCAGCCCTCAAGTAGTCCTCATTAGCTAGGACGCTCCTCGTAGGGCCATCAGCTATAATGCGACCGTTCGAGAGTATTATGGTCCTATCGGTGTACTCCACAGCCAGATCGGTATCATGCGTTATTATTATGAGGGTCTTAACGCTCCCGAATAACCCCATTATGAAGTCCATGAATTGAGTGTAGCTAGCGTAATCCTGCCCCGCCGTGGGCTCATCCAATATCAGTACCTTGGGCCTCATAGTTAGTATAGAGGCTACGGAAATCCTCTTCTTCTCCCCGTGGCTGGTGGCGAAGGGGGAGTACTTGAGTAGACGCTCCAGCCCGCACTTTACTGATGCTTCCATCACCCTCTCCCTCACTTCATCGCTCCCGACCCCCAGATTTCTGGGGCCGTAGGAGAGCTCCTCCTCAACGCTCCTGGCGAAGAGCATGCTGAATGGATCCTGGAATACCAAGCCGACGTATTTTGCTAGCTCATAGACCTCCCTCTCCCTGGTGTCCATCCCGTAGACTAGGACCCTCCCCCTCCTGGGCTTCAGTATGCCCAATATCAGCTTAGCCAGAGTGCTCTTCCCCGCCCCATTATTACCGAGCAGAGCTACCCTCTCCCCCTCCCTTATCTCAAGACTCACATCCTTCAGAGCTTCCTTACCGTCGTAATCGAAGCTGACCCCTTCCACTTTGATTGAGATCTGTCCTAGCTCCCTCCTCTCGCTCCTCATCCTCAATTCTCCGCACTCCCCAATTAGCACTCTCGAAGGAACCTTTATCACTCCAAAAAGGTCTTTAAGCTCCCTCTCTTCCCTCATCTCCCTCATTATCTTTCCATTTTCCATGAAGATTATTCTATCTACCCCTACATCCAATATCTCCTCCGTCCTGTGCTCAGCTATGACCAAAGTCTTGCCCCTATCCTTCATCATCCTGATCTGCTCCTGAACTAACCTCACCCCCTCACTGTCCAAGTTAGCTAAGGGCTCGTCCATCAGTAT is drawn from Candidatus Korarchaeum sp. and contains these coding sequences:
- a CDS encoding histone deacetylase family protein; translated protein: MDALVPSVHKMHYPPSYHPERPERIEIAIKGMKEEGLEPNIVDPGMRDAEILTSVHERAYIEYIRGRGKGYIDADTYSTEGTFEAALAAASCAVEAADRVARGEFLSISLARPPGHHAGRSGAAMGCRTLGFCIFNNAAIAAIELVRRGVMPVAILDFDLHHGNGTQEILWYNPEVLHIDIHDAFEYPGTGWPNDLGGGAARGTKVNIPVYPETGDKGYIFMLEDILNFLMEKFRPKAFVISAGFDAYAGEGMGYISLSSRAYWRMGNLLKELGENWGVKGFAVILEGGYSIGLRKGLPSFLKGISGMGGEGVGGELEEGTRQYKIFLQLKEFLSSFNDK
- a CDS encoding DUF554 domain-containing protein, producing the protein MLGTIINALAVISGSSLGLLMRRSIGEDLKGKLLSVIGLFTLYLGADMMLRADKPLGLIIGLLLGTYIGHIMKLDERLERLSNIREKSADGLLVPFLTFCIGPMTVIGSLRDGMGDPSIILAKSVMDGFSSIAFASAFGFSVLLSAIPLLLFQGSLSLLGRFIGNSLPLSALEEMTAAGGIILLGLALRILGIKRMNVADMLPSLLIAPLISQFL
- a CDS encoding energy-coupling factor ABC transporter ATP-binding protein, whose translation is MAIEVRDLTFRYANKEEPALRKVNMRIEEGETVLLVGRSGSGKSTLIRAINGLIPNRYEGHYEGEVEVLGTLVRGASLSHLSRLVGTVMQEVGKQLVLPNVEDDVAFGPCNLCFPRDHVIARVESSLRSVNALHLRGRDVNELSGGEKQRIAIAGILALDPPIILMDEPLANLDSEGVRLVQEQIRMMKDRGKTLVIAEHRTEEILDVGVDRIIFMENGKIMREMREERELKDLFGVIKVPSRVLIGECGELRMRSERRELGQISIKVEGVSFDYDGKEALKDVSLEIREGERVALLGNNGAGKSTLAKLILGILKPRRGRVLVYGMDTREREVYELAKYVGLVFQDPFSMLFARSVEEELSYGPRNLGVGSDEVRERVMEASVKCGLERLLKYSPFATSHGEKKRISVASILTMRPKVLILDEPTAGQDYASYTQFMDFIMGLFGSVKTLIIITHDTDLAVEYTDRTIILSNGRIIADGPTRSVLANEDYLRAGKIRETSLIEMGKRITGGKMVLSLREILESCS